gaggagcaggacgaTGAGGAGGggcaggaagaggaggaaccACCGAAGAAGCGCGGGGGCAGGCGGAAGAGGCTTCCGGGGGAtaagccggcgccggcgaccccCGCGCTCGAGAGGCCGTCCAGGGAGAGGAAGACGGTCGAGAGGTACGCGGAGCTCACCCCGCGCAGCACGCCCTCCAAGAAgtccgccgccatcctccagGTCAaaccctcctccctcctctcctcccctcgcCCCGATCTGTTGTTCTCCCGACGCGGTGCTGGAATTATTGTCTTCGCCAGTTTCGCCGTGACGGTATCTTGCTAAAAATAGCTTTTTTTCCTGGGGTGCTGGAGGCACGATCTAGTTTACTTTCTCGTCtgcacttttcttttttaatctATGCTCGTTCGTGCGTTTGCTGATTTGGTTTTGGTGCTTCCTGTGTTTAGGGCTCTGGAACCAAGCTGAAGGAAATCCCCAACGGTAACTTATCTCCCCTAAAATATCTTCGATCTCTTGCTGTTACTGGTAGACGTCCCTGTTGATCTGTGGCATCGTGCGCCCTGGTCATGATCCACATAAGTTTTGAGTTCTAGTACGATGTATGTGTTTGCCTGTTGCTGTCGTTATGTTGCTATGGGTACGGATTATCTATGTCTTGGTGGTTGTCTCAAAATTTTCTGGATCGCTAGTCAGATTTGCCAAAGATCTGAAATGAAACTTTGATACTGTTGTCCAGATCATTTGCTTTTGTAACCTGTATATATGAGCTAGATTATCAAATACATTTGAATATCCTTCTAAGGCAAATGGCTGGCTGTAAGGATGTGGTTACACTTGTCGTGTGGATACCGTAAAATGGAATCATAACGGGGTCTGCCTAACAAGTAAACTGGAATGTTATGCCCATCAACCGATCATGCTGTCATTGAAAAGAGTATGTATGCTTTTTTTAGTCCAGGGGCCATGTCCGatagaacaaaagaaaaataagtaGATGGGCTAAAAGAAGTTTCTTTTAGACAGTTTAGGGTTGATGCGCCCATGATCTTTTAAGCAGCTCAAGGATCTGTCTACACAGTTATATGTGCTTAGGTTCTGTTTTCTGAGTACATATTCGTGCATGTTGGATGAATCGTGCTGTTTTCAATGTTTGTAATCTGCCTCCGTGCTCTTTGGAGTTCTATTCTCCATGTTGTTTCATTGTTCTAGTTATATatgatttgttttgttaatGCCATGTTTATTATTTAGTGTtgaattaataaaaaaataacatgCTCTGTTTTCATTTTCTAACTGATATTTATTGTTCAGTATGTTCTTTTGGTACTAGCTGCATACTAGTCCACAGATTGGATTAATTGTTTGTTCTCCACTGCTTCATTAGTTTCCTTCAAACTGTCCAAGAGAAAGATAGATGAGAATCTTCAGAGTCTTCATACTATAATGTTTGGGAGAAAATCAAATGTAAGGCTTGCACATTGTGTAGCTCTAAAGTAACCTGTTAAATCTGCTTTCTTAACTGTTGATTGGTTTTCTGCAGGTCCATTACTTGAAGAGGAACATAGCTCAATTTTCTGGTTTTGTTTGGACTGACAATGAAGTGAGTTTTTCTGTGATGGTACTGTGTTGTGCGAAACatgttattatttttgtaatgGATGTCTATTTGTTATCTTGATTAGGATAAGCAAAGGAGTAGGGTAAAGGAAAAGCTTGACAAGATTAACAAGGAGAAGTTACTAGATTTTTGTGAAATACTTGATATCCCTGTCAAAGTAACTTCAAGGAAGGTTAGTTCATGCAGACATCTGTCTTATAATGATCTTAGCATTGAATCATGTAGTAACGATTGTGTTTTGCTGTACTTCAGGAGGAAGTATCTGCCAAACTGCTGGAGTTTTTGGAGTCCCCTTGCATTACCAGAGATGTTGTTCTCAGTGATGTGAAGGTATGAGTTCTACCGAGCTTGCTGTTCTAGACTTCTATTCTTGCAGCATGGGCACTGCAAATTGAAATACTTATCCTTTATTCCAGAAAGGGAAGAAACGCCAGAGGAATTCTAAAGGAAGTGGAAAGGCAACTGAAGGTGCTTCTGCAGAAAAGGTAATAACTTGCTGTGCTGAGGGCAAGGTTAAAGTTCTTTTTTAATCGCTAATGTTCTGCTAGAAAACCTATCTATCACATACTGGCTTCACCTGCCCCCTGGTGTCTGGTGCTCAATGATCTGTACCAGGGTGATTTTCAGAAAACATTTAGAAAGATCTCCCTATTATTGCTTTGTTGTcttttatttctacttaccATCATGGACTATCTAAATTGTTTATTTGACATTGCTATTTGTGAATACCACTTGTGGATTGATTttgaaaagagaaatttatGATAGGTTCGTAAGTTGCCATTGCACATTCAAACTAGTTGAGGGCTCCCAAATGTCCCTAAAGTTGTGTGAAGGAGACTCCTTTGAATGAAGGAAATTCACATCTGTTGGGAGAAACATCCCATGACCATGAGGTTCTAAGTTTAAATAAGGATATGTTTGTGAGGTCCTTGAAGGGCCAGACTCTGTTTTCTCAATGCTGCTGCACCAACAGACAAACCTTCCAAATTAGGTGCCCTGTTGTGTACTGCTGAGAGAAAGTGAGTGATGGAGAGACATACAGAGTGAAGCATACATCAAATAagataaaataataattagtGGATATTTTATTGATTGTCACGTGAACTTGGGGATATCTGGGAGGTTTCCACTCAACTAGTGGAAAAAGGCAACTGCTCATTAACACCTGGAAAAACATGCTGATGTATGTGCAACATTGTGCATCTACTAGAATATCAACATTGGTATTTCACATTTTGTGCATCCTGATATTAGCATTATTTTCTTCTGTAACTGAGCACAAATGTTGCTGCTTTGTTTTTCCAGTCTGGTGCTCAGTCATCTATAATTTATAGTTTATCCTCTCTTTCCATAGTCCATGATTCAAGTATTTTTTTCCCGGACAAAAGCAATTCTTAACCTCTTGGTATTCTGCTTTTAGCTCATAGGTGAAAACAGCTTATTATGATAAGACCTAATAGTCTTGCAAAAGCAGTTATTAATTATAATTAATGTTTAGTGAACTAGGACTTTCTGCAACATCTTTTTTTGTTAGTGTCTAATCTAGCATATGAATACTGATGTGGTTCTAAAaacagaagaggaagagccAGAAACAAGCAGATGAAGCTGACAATGAgaatgatgatgaagatgatgctgGTCCTGCTGATTCGGAGGATGCACCAATTGGAGAAGATGATGAGGACTCTGAAAAAGAAGATGCTGAGAGTGATGAAGAACCTGATGAGACTCCAGCTAAGAAAACGTCAAAAGACGATAAACAAGGAAAGAAGGAAGTTGGGTCCAaggcaaaagaaaatgatgtaTCGAGAAAGAAGACTCCTACGAAATCAAAGCAAGATTCAGAGTTGGAG
The Brachypodium distachyon strain Bd21 chromosome 2, Brachypodium_distachyon_v3.0, whole genome shotgun sequence genome window above contains:
- the LOC100828576 gene encoding protein DEK isoform X2 encodes the protein MASDAKPASPAPEDPPADDPMDSAEPEDKPEPEVEPEAEAEAEAEEEQDDEEGQEEEEPPKKRGGRRKRLPGDKPAPATPALERPSRERKTVERYAELTPRSTPSKKSAAILQGSGTKLKEIPNVSFKLSKRKIDENLQSLHTIMFGRKSNVHYLKRNIAQFSGFVWTDNEDKQRSRVKEKLDKINKEKLLDFCEILDIPVKVTSRKEEVSAKLLEFLESPCITRDVVLSDVKKGKKRQRNSKGSGKATEGASAEKRKSQKQADEADNENDDEDDAGPADSEDAPIGEDDEDSEKEDAESDEEPDETPAKKTSKDDKQGKKEVGSKAKENDVSRKKTPTKSKQDSELESKKAGKKASKSTTKESSVSVDKANKVSKSKKDVAKESQSNNSGALNNKARKKPGAKASSETKGKGKGRTDAGSAPTTEQLHAVVSDILKEVDFNTATLADILRKLGAHFKMDLMDRKSEVKHIIEEVINSMSDDEGEEENDEDDAENNGKTENSKEDTDGGEEK
- the LOC100828576 gene encoding protein DEK isoform X1, with translation MASDAKPASPAPEDPPADDPMDSAEPEDKPEPEVEPEAEAEAEAEEEQDDEEGQEEEEPPKKRGGRRKRLPGDKPAPATPALERPSRERKTVERYAELTPRSTPSKKSAAILQGSGTKLKEIPNVSFKLSKRKIDENLQSLHTIMFGRKSNVHYLKRNIAQFSGFVWTDNEDKQRSRVKEKLDKINKEKLLDFCEILDIPVKVTSRKEEVSAKLLEFLESPCITRDVVLSDVKKGKKRQRNSKGSGKATEGASAEKKRKSQKQADEADNENDDEDDAGPADSEDAPIGEDDEDSEKEDAESDEEPDETPAKKTSKDDKQGKKEVGSKAKENDVSRKKTPTKSKQDSELESKKAGKKASKSTTKESSVSVDKANKVSKSKKDVAKESQSNNSGALNNKARKKPGAKASSETKGKGKGRTDAGSAPTTEQLHAVVSDILKEVDFNTATLADILRKLGAHFKMDLMDRKSEVKHIIEEVINSMSDDEGEEENDEDDAENNGKTENSKEDTDGGEEK